A single window of Solenopsis invicta isolate M01_SB chromosome 3, UNIL_Sinv_3.0, whole genome shotgun sequence DNA harbors:
- the LOC113005231 gene encoding uncharacterized protein LOC113005231 has protein sequence MEAWTLKTSTLNRLEAFEMWVIRLMLRISWVDRITNADVWRRSGARRELLVTVKCKKIEYLGHVLRGEKYRLLQLILKGRIEGRRGIGREKLSWLRNIRAWTGMQSAEELFRMAVDRITMARVIANVRRTRQGT, from the coding sequence ATGGAGGCGTGGACCCTCAAAACGAGCACGCTGAACCGTCTGGAAGCCTTTGAAATGTGGGTTATAAGACTGATGCTAAGAATTTCCTGGGTTGATAGAATCACAAATGCTGATGTTTGGAGGAGATCAGGTGCGCGACGAGAGTTGCTGGTAACGGTCAAATGCAAGAAGATTGAATATCTTGGTCACGTCTTGAGAGGGGAGAAATACCGCCTCCTCCAACTGATACTAAAGGGAAGGATTGAGGGCCGACGTGGGATCGGAAGGGAGAAACTCTCGTGGCTGAGAAATATTAGAGCATGGACTGGGATGCAAAGCGCGGAGGAACTCTTTCGTATGGCGGTGGATAGAATCACCATGGCCAGAGTGATCGCCAACGTCCGGAGGACCAGGCAGGGCACGTGA